One stretch of bacterium DNA includes these proteins:
- the rimM gene encoding 16S rRNA processing protein RimM produces MDDLNLYRIAKILRGHGIKGELKFTPVNKHFDKMNTGIKLYLADRFNKVQEVQIEKIRITQTEGIVKFKEIADRTEADKFSGGYLLIDKSDLPKLPKNEFYVEDLIGMDIVDETGRKRGVLNDIYSQSAYDIYEVLHDGKKSLIPAVEEFVTFIDKKKRTITVHVIDGLIE; encoded by the coding sequence GTGGATGATTTAAATCTGTATCGTATTGCAAAGATACTGCGCGGGCATGGAATAAAGGGCGAATTGAAGTTTACGCCGGTGAATAAGCACTTTGATAAGATGAACACCGGGATCAAATTATATCTGGCAGATCGGTTTAACAAAGTCCAGGAAGTTCAGATAGAGAAAATTCGGATTACGCAAACGGAGGGAATTGTAAAGTTTAAAGAGATTGCGGACCGTACGGAAGCCGATAAGTTTTCCGGCGGTTATTTGCTCATTGACAAATCGGATTTGCCCAAGTTACCGAAGAATGAATTTTATGTGGAAGATCTCATCGGCATGGATATCGTTGATGAGACCGGAAGAAAAAGAGGCGTTTTGAATGATATCTATTCGCAGTCGGCTTATGATATCTACGAAGTGCTTCACGACGGGAAAAAAAGCCTTATTCCGGCGGTAGAGGAATTTGTCACGTTTATTGACAAGAAGAAAAGGACAATAACTGTTCATGTTATTGACGGGTTGATAGAATAG
- the fdhD gene encoding formate dehydrogenase accessory sulfurtransferase FdhD — MKKSTEKFVIHSYRSGKWHEAGDTLTVEEPLEIHVWQDDDETTRLLATTMRTPGHDDELGIGFLFSEGLITNYSQVRSIEQRTPNSTFIQVDTGTFAKIKHSESLNRYSFVNASCGICGRTSIEDLRAKGFTRIESTMTVPPHVLLDLPNQMRSAQKIFHYTGGLHAAGLFDARGESICLREDIGRHNAVDKIIGDAWLRELLPLPIQILMVSGRLSYEIVQKTLSARIPILAAVSAPSHLAVKVAHEFGITLIGFLRDDRFNVYTNAERIR, encoded by the coding sequence ATGAAAAAGTCTACTGAAAAATTTGTCATTCACTCCTATCGTTCCGGTAAATGGCATGAGGCAGGAGATACGCTCACAGTAGAAGAACCGCTGGAGATTCATGTCTGGCAAGACGATGATGAAACCACTAGACTGCTAGCGACTACTATGCGCACACCAGGCCACGACGATGAACTCGGTATTGGTTTTCTTTTTTCAGAAGGACTTATTACTAATTATTCTCAGGTTCGCAGCATTGAACAAAGAACTCCGAACTCTACTTTCATACAGGTCGATACCGGAACTTTTGCAAAGATCAAGCATTCAGAAAGCCTTAACCGTTATTCTTTTGTTAACGCCAGCTGTGGTATTTGCGGCAGAACGTCAATCGAGGATCTTCGCGCAAAGGGATTTACACGAATTGAGTCCACGATGACCGTTCCTCCGCATGTCCTGCTTGACCTCCCAAATCAAATGCGATCAGCGCAGAAAATTTTTCATTATACGGGCGGTTTACATGCGGCGGGATTATTCGATGCAAGAGGTGAATCCATTTGTTTGCGAGAGGACATCGGGCGGCACAATGCCGTAGATAAGATCATCGGAGATGCCTGGCTGCGAGAGCTTCTGCCTTTGCCTATACAGATTCTTATGGTCAGCGGCCGTTTGAGTTATGAAATTGTTCAGAAGACATTAAGCGCGCGTATCCCTATTCTTGCAGCCGTATCCGCGCCTTCCCATTTAGCGGTAAAAGTAGCGCACGAATTTGGGATCACTTTGATAGGATTTTTGCGAGACGACCGGTTTAATGTTTATACAAACGCGGAACGAA
- a CDS encoding KH domain-containing protein, whose protein sequence is MQNFIEFVVKHLVDKPEEVVVSEIDGERVTVFELKVGQGDLGKVIGKRGQNAKALRTLLAAASARAGKRAVLEILE, encoded by the coding sequence ATGCAGAACTTTATTGAGTTCGTAGTCAAACACCTGGTTGACAAACCGGAAGAGGTAGTGGTATCGGAAATTGACGGAGAACGAGTAACGGTTTTCGAACTAAAAGTTGGACAAGGCGATCTCGGCAAAGTGATTGGGAAACGCGGTCAAAACGCCAAAGCGCTCAGGACACTTTTGGCTGCCGCTTCTGCCCGAGCCGGGAAACGCGCCGTTTTGGAAATATTAGAGTAA
- the rpsP gene encoding 30S ribosomal protein S16, whose amino-acid sequence MVKLRMQRGGKTHRPFYKIVATHGTRKRDGDYIERIGSYDSIVTPPKVTIDEAKALKWLSQGAQPSDTVKSLLRKAGILHKWRLTAKGMAAEEIQAEMEKWRAKQGEKAAAKRVKKTKALKKKTETKAEVKTEPAAPAAE is encoded by the coding sequence TTGGTTAAATTAAGAATGCAAAGAGGCGGGAAGACGCACAGACCTTTTTACAAAATTGTTGCGACTCACGGCACGCGCAAACGCGACGGCGATTATATTGAACGTATCGGCAGTTATGATTCTATCGTGACGCCGCCCAAAGTCACCATCGATGAAGCAAAAGCGCTGAAGTGGTTGTCTCAGGGCGCGCAGCCCTCTGATACGGTCAAAAGCCTTCTTCGTAAAGCCGGTATTTTGCACAAGTGGAGATTGACGGCTAAAGGAATGGCAGCGGAAGAAATTCAGGCGGAAATGGAAAAGTGGCGCGCCAAGCAAGGCGAAAAAGCTGCGGCCAAACGCGTAAAAAAGACCAAAGCGTTGAAGAAGAAAACGGAAACAAAAGCAGAGGTTAAGACCGAACCGGCTGCACCGGCGGCCGAATAA
- the typA gene encoding translational GTPase TypA, with product MIEDADVIEKKESESIVELRKDIRNIAIIAHVDHGKTTLVDKMLQQTGAYRDNQKITDRVMDSNDLERERGITILAKNTSIRYKDTKINIVDTPGHADFGGEVERILKMVDGVLLLVDAFDGPMPQTKFVLKKSLELNLTPIVVINKIDRPGARPHEVLDEVFSLFLELGANDHQLDFTTVYSSAKLGYAKYELDQDSDNLDPLFDSIVSTIPLPPGDKESPFQMLVTNIDYSDFLGRISIGRITRGLVKLGQQVTVIKKDGSQYNGKVVKLYAFEKLKREEVDEAYAGEIVSIAGLEEIQIGETIADPKNPEALEPIHIDEPTISMNFIVNNSPFAGLDGKFVTSRHLRERLYKELLSNLALKVEDTESMDTFKVSGRGELHLCILIETMRREGYEFQVSRPEVILKKMDGQMMEPMEYLVIDVPEQYMGVVIEKLGKRKAEMKNLIHLENGQVKIEFVIPARGLIGYRGDFLTDTRGTGVIYHNFHDYQPYKGDIPGRSNGVMISMENTETSAFALWNLQERGMLIVGPTIAVYEGMIIGEHSRDNDIVVNVGKGKKLTNMRASGTDDAVRLDTIHPLSLEDYIEFINDDELVEITPLNLRLRKKLLKETDRRRDERRKRD from the coding sequence ATGATCGAAGATGCGGACGTTATTGAAAAAAAAGAAAGTGAATCGATTGTGGAATTAAGAAAGGATATTCGAAATATTGCGATCATCGCTCACGTCGATCATGGGAAAACCACATTGGTTGACAAGATGCTGCAGCAAACCGGCGCGTATCGTGACAATCAGAAAATTACCGACCGCGTGATGGATTCCAATGACCTCGAACGTGAGCGCGGCATAACGATTCTTGCAAAAAACACGTCCATTCGTTATAAAGATACTAAAATCAATATCGTTGATACGCCTGGTCACGCGGATTTCGGCGGCGAGGTGGAACGTATCCTGAAAATGGTCGACGGCGTATTACTGCTCGTAGACGCGTTTGACGGACCGATGCCGCAAACAAAATTTGTTTTGAAGAAATCGCTAGAACTGAATCTGACCCCGATCGTAGTGATCAATAAAATCGACCGTCCCGGCGCCCGTCCTCACGAGGTGTTGGACGAAGTGTTCAGCTTATTTCTTGAGCTTGGTGCCAACGACCATCAGTTGGATTTTACGACAGTCTATTCTTCCGCTAAATTAGGTTACGCAAAATATGAACTGGATCAGGATAGTGATAATTTAGATCCGCTTTTTGATTCCATAGTTTCTACCATTCCTCTGCCGCCGGGCGATAAAGAATCACCGTTTCAAATGTTGGTGACGAATATTGATTACTCGGATTTTCTCGGACGGATTTCAATTGGCCGTATCACGCGCGGTTTGGTCAAACTGGGCCAGCAAGTGACCGTGATCAAGAAAGACGGGAGTCAATACAACGGAAAAGTGGTTAAGTTGTATGCATTTGAAAAGCTAAAACGCGAAGAAGTGGATGAAGCGTATGCCGGCGAAATCGTATCCATTGCGGGGCTAGAAGAAATACAGATCGGCGAAACGATTGCCGATCCGAAAAACCCGGAGGCGCTCGAACCGATTCATATCGATGAGCCGACGATCTCGATGAACTTCATCGTAAATAATTCTCCGTTTGCCGGGCTGGATGGTAAGTTTGTCACTTCCCGCCATTTGCGCGAGAGATTGTACAAAGAACTGTTATCCAATTTGGCACTGAAAGTTGAAGACACCGAAAGCATGGATACGTTCAAAGTTTCCGGACGCGGTGAACTTCATTTATGCATCCTGATCGAAACTATGCGCCGCGAAGGGTATGAGTTTCAGGTTTCCCGTCCCGAAGTGATTTTGAAGAAGATGGACGGTCAGATGATGGAACCGATGGAGTATTTGGTCATTGATGTGCCTGAACAATATATGGGCGTCGTAATCGAGAAACTCGGAAAACGCAAAGCGGAAATGAAAAACCTCATTCATCTTGAAAACGGGCAGGTGAAAATCGAGTTCGTAATTCCGGCGCGCGGCTTGATCGGGTATCGCGGTGATTTTTTGACCGATACACGCGGAACGGGCGTGATCTATCATAATTTTCACGATTATCAGCCTTATAAAGGCGACATACCGGGACGCAGCAATGGGGTAATGATTTCAATGGAAAACACGGAAACGTCCGCGTTTGCATTATGGAATTTGCAGGAACGCGGCATGCTGATCGTGGGCCCGACGATAGCCGTATACGAAGGTATGATCATCGGTGAACATTCCCGCGACAATGATATTGTAGTGAATGTCGGGAAAGGAAAAAAATTAACGAATATGCGCGCATCGGGCACTGATGATGCCGTTCGACTCGATACGATCCATCCGTTGAGTCTTGAAGATTACATCGAATTTATCAATGACGATGAATTGGTCGAGATAACGCCGTTAAATTTGCGTCTGCGAAAGAAGTTGCTTAAAGAAACCGACCGCCGCAGAGATGAAAGAAGAAAAAGGGATTAA
- the trmD gene encoding tRNA (guanosine(37)-N1)-methyltransferase TrmD codes for MALRIDIITAFPTMMEEAFSYSMVGRAMKRECAAVVNHDLRKYATDKHRTIDDTPYGGGGGMILQAEPIFRCVEDLFQIPPITGDGHIRQHLDDSTEVIMLSPQGEVFTQKKAVELSLKSRIVFISGHYKGIDERVHEKLVTQSISMGDFVCSGGEYPVMAMVDAIVRLIPGVLSDAASALSDSFQDDLLDCPYYTKPEEFRGMKVPNILLSGNHADIQDWREKKKKEITQKLRPDLWNRNNQT; via the coding sequence ATGGCGCTCCGGATCGACATCATTACCGCATTCCCAACGATGATGGAAGAAGCATTTTCTTACAGCATGGTCGGACGGGCGATGAAGCGTGAATGTGCTGCAGTGGTCAATCACGATCTGCGGAAATACGCAACGGACAAACACCGAACGATCGATGATACGCCCTACGGCGGAGGCGGCGGAATGATACTTCAGGCCGAGCCGATATTTCGATGCGTGGAGGATCTGTTTCAGATACCGCCGATCACGGGCGATGGACACATCCGCCAACATCTCGACGATTCGACTGAAGTGATCATGTTATCGCCGCAAGGTGAAGTTTTCACCCAGAAAAAAGCGGTGGAACTTTCCCTGAAATCGCGGATCGTGTTTATCAGCGGACATTATAAAGGTATTGACGAACGCGTGCATGAGAAACTGGTTACGCAGAGTATCTCGATGGGTGATTTTGTCTGCAGCGGCGGCGAATATCCGGTCATGGCCATGGTGGACGCAATCGTGAGGCTTATTCCGGGCGTGCTCAGCGATGCCGCGTCGGCGCTGTCGGATTCGTTTCAGGACGATCTTTTGGATTGTCCATATTACACAAAGCCGGAGGAATTTCGCGGCATGAAGGTTCCGAATATACTGCTGTCAGGCAATCATGCGGATATTCAGGATTGGCGTGAAAAAAAAAAGAAGGAAATAACGCAAAAATTAAGACCCGATTTGTGGAATCGGAATAACCAAACTTAA
- a CDS encoding signal recognition particle protein — MFNDLSLKIESVFRKLGGRTSINEKNISDALREIRVALLEADVNFKVVKEFIEQATTKALGQDVLHSVSPGEQFVKIIHDELVAMLGGENAPIRHAGMPPTVIMIVGLQGSGKTTFSGKLAQYLIKRGKRPMLVAADVYRPAAAEQLQVLGQSLGVLTFTPEEAKTNDPVKICFDSITYARQHTKDVVILDTAGRLHIDDTLMKELEHIKLKSKPSEILFVADGMTGQDAVNTAKEFVSRLDFDGVVLTKLDGDTRGGAALSIRSITGKPIKFISTGEKMDAMEEFHPERMASRILGMGDIVSLVEKAQETIDIEKAQQLEEKFRKNEFTLEDFADQLKQIKKLGSLESILGMIPGVGNKIKNLNIDDKTLVRMEAIVSSMTPKERVRPQILDGRRRMRVAKGSGSSVQDVNRLLKQFGDMQKMMKKMGKMNPADMMKMMPFGKM, encoded by the coding sequence ATGTTCAACGATCTGTCACTAAAAATCGAAAGCGTCTTTCGCAAACTCGGCGGGCGCACTTCGATCAACGAGAAAAATATTTCCGATGCGTTGCGTGAAATTCGTGTTGCGCTCCTGGAAGCAGACGTTAATTTCAAAGTTGTCAAGGAATTTATCGAACAGGCGACAACCAAGGCATTAGGACAAGACGTTCTTCACAGCGTTAGTCCCGGCGAGCAATTTGTCAAAATTATCCATGACGAATTGGTCGCCATGCTGGGCGGCGAAAATGCTCCGATCCGGCATGCGGGGATGCCTCCGACTGTGATCATGATCGTCGGGCTTCAGGGTTCAGGTAAAACAACCTTCAGCGGAAAGTTGGCTCAGTATCTGATCAAACGAGGCAAACGGCCAATGCTCGTTGCCGCCGACGTATATCGTCCTGCTGCGGCGGAGCAACTCCAGGTGCTTGGGCAGTCGCTTGGCGTTTTGACTTTTACGCCGGAAGAAGCCAAAACAAACGATCCGGTAAAAATTTGTTTCGACTCCATTACGTATGCACGTCAGCACACAAAGGATGTGGTTATCCTCGATACCGCCGGCCGCCTCCACATTGACGACACGCTGATGAAAGAACTTGAGCATATCAAACTCAAGAGCAAGCCGAGTGAAATTCTCTTTGTTGCGGACGGTATGACCGGACAAGATGCGGTTAATACGGCGAAGGAATTTGTTAGCCGCCTGGATTTTGACGGCGTGGTGCTGACGAAACTTGACGGCGATACCCGCGGGGGCGCTGCGCTTTCCATTCGCAGCATTACGGGCAAGCCGATCAAGTTCATTAGTACCGGCGAAAAAATGGATGCGATGGAAGAATTTCATCCTGAGCGAATGGCATCGCGTATATTGGGAATGGGCGACATTGTAAGCCTCGTTGAAAAAGCTCAAGAAACCATTGATATCGAAAAAGCACAGCAACTGGAAGAAAAATTCCGTAAAAACGAATTTACGCTCGAAGATTTTGCCGACCAACTTAAACAGATAAAAAAATTAGGTTCACTTGAAAGTATTCTCGGTATGATCCCGGGTGTCGGCAACAAGATAAAAAATTTGAATATTGATGATAAAACGCTTGTTCGGATGGAAGCGATCGTGTCTTCCATGACGCCGAAAGAGCGCGTACGACCGCAAATTTTGGACGGGAGGAGACGCATGCGGGTTGCAAAGGGCAGCGGATCGTCAGTGCAGGATGTCAATCGGCTATTGAAACAATTTGGCGATATGCAGAAAATGATGAAAAAAATGGGCAAAATGAATCCAGCGGATATGATGAAAATGATGCCGTTCGGAAAAATGTAG